Within Hydrogenophaga sp. PAMC20947, the genomic segment ACGTCCTGAACATCGCGGCGGCGCACCGGCTGGTTGTTGATGTAATAGCTGCTGTTGCCGTCTCGTGTCAGAACACGTTTCACCGCAATTTCAGTGAACTGCCCCCATTGCCCCCCGGCGCGATGGTCGCTGTTGTCAAACACCAGCTCCACGCTGGCGCGGCTGGCCGGCTTTCGGTGGTTGGTGCCGCTGAAGATGACGTCCTGCATGGACTCGCCGCGCAATTCCGAGGCTTTTGACTCGCCCAGCACCCAGCGCACCGCGTCCATGATGTTGGATTTGCCGCAACCATTGGGTCCGACCACGCCCACCAGCTGCCCAGGCAACAAGAAGTTGGTGGGTTCAGCGAAAGACTTGAAGCCGGATAACTTGATCGAATTGAGGCGCACGCCGCTTCCCGCTGACTATCAAAATTGCACACAACCGACCTACACAGGCGGCGAATGGATGATACCTTGGGTCGATCAAGGACTCCCCTTTGGGCACCAGTGCCGATGCCCACCCGCTCAAGGCACGGCCGCTTCTTGACGCAAGCCCAGATCTCCATGGCTTACCGGTCGGACCGGCATGGTGCGAATCACACCCCACTTCCCCTGCCGCTGGCACCCTTTTTTGAACCGACTATCAGGCGCTACTCCTGTTCGAGTCAGTCAGCCTTCAGCATCAAACGTTTTCTTACAAACGCTTGACTGCTGGTCTGTCAAAAGACGCTGCAATCGTTCGCAGTAAGCAGCTTTTAGCAGGAATACACACCATGAACTCAGCGGTCATTTCAAGTTTCGACACCAGCATGGTGTTACTTTCGATTGCATTTTCCATCGTGGGCTCATTCGTGGCCCTCACTGCCGCAGGCCGGATCAACCAGACCGATGGATCCTTGAACCGGGGCAACATCGTCTCAGCCGGCCTTGCACTTGGCGGTGTGGGTGTCTGGTCCATGCACTTCGTGGGCATGCAGGCCCTGACGATGGATGTGGGCAGCAGCTATTCACTGGTGGAGACCGTGGTGTCTTTGGTCGCGGCCGTCGTGGGCGCCTCTCTGGCTTTCGCCTATGCCGCCAAGGCGCCCAAGCAGCTGTCGCGCATCATGCTGGCGGGATTCCTGCTGGGCCTGGGCGTGGTGGTCATGCACTACCTGGGTATGTACGGTCTGAAGATCAATGGCTACATCCAGTGGGATTACGTTTACGTCGCTGCCTCCGTCGCCATCGCGGTGGTGGCGGCCACTGCCGCACTCTGGCTGGCGTTCAACAGCAACAGCCTCGCCAAACGCGCGGGCGCAGCCGTTGTCATGGGTGCAGCGGTGTGCTCCATGCATTACATCGGCATGGCCGCAGCCGACTTCATTTGCACCACGGAATCCCGCGATGCCATTCCTCAGGGCTGGGGCTACATCAGCCGCTTCACGCTGCCGTCCCTGGTGATCGTGATCACCTTGCTCATGATCACCATGATCTCTCTGGATCAGTTTTACCAGTACACAGCGACCAAATTCGGCGCTCGCAAGCGATCCTCGGCCCTGTGAAAAGACTCCGCGCGTTGTAGAGCAACTCCCCCAGGCATGGCCCCCTTCACATCGGGCATGTTGGGGGGCCGATAATTGCGGCGATGAATCCGAAACTCGCCCTCCTGCAACCCTATCCTTTTGAGCGCTTGCGCCAGCTGTTTGCCGGCGTGACGCCCTCCCCGGCCTACCCGCCCATCAGCCTGGGCATCGGTGAGCCAAAGCATCCGACGCCAGCTTTCCTCAAGCAAGCCCTCTCGGCCGCGCTTGACACAGGGCTGGCCGCCTACCCAGCCACAGGCGGTCTGCCAGTCCTTCGCGAGGCTTGCGCGGGCTGGATGCACCGGCGCTATGGCGTCACCCTCGATGCGGCTACGCAAATCCTTCCGGTGAACGGCTCTCGCGAGGCGTTGTTTTCGTTTGCCCAGACCGTGATCGATCCGACCTTGGCGGACGCCATGGTGGTTTGCCCGAATCCGTTCTATCAAATCTACGAGGGCGCTGCCCTGCTGGGCGGTGCCCAGCCCCACTACGTCGCCAGCGACCCCACGCGCAATTTCGCCCCCGACTGGGACAGCGTGCCCGATGCCGTCTGGGCTCGAACCCAGCTTTTGTTTGTGTGTTCACCGGGCAACCCCACCGGCGCTGTGATGCCCCTGGACGAATGGCGAAAACTGTTTGAATTGAGCGATCGCCATGGGTTTGTGATTGCTTCTGACGAGTGCTACAGCGAAATCTACTTCCGCGATGAGCCCCCTCTGAGTGGACTGGAAGCGGCCTGGAGCCTCGGCCGAAAAGATTTCAAGAACCTGGTGGCCTTCACCAGCTTGTCCAAGCGCAGCAACGTACCGGGCTTGCGCAGCGGGTTTGTGGCAGGCGATGCGGCTTGGATCAAGCCGTTTTTGCTTTACCGCACCTACCACGGTGGCGCCATGAGCCCGGCCGTGCAGGTCGCCAGTGCCGCCGCCTGGCGCGATGAAGACCATGTCATCGAAAACCGGCGCATGTACCGGGAAAAATTCGCCCAGGTAACGCCCGTCCTGGCCAATGTCATGGATGTGGCCCTGCCGGACGCCGCCTTTTACCTCTGGGCGGGCGTGCCGCAGGGGTTCGCCGAGCGAGGCAATAGCCTGAGCGCCGACGAAGCCTTCGCCCAGGAACTCCTGACTCAATACAATGTGACGGTTCTCCCCGGAAGCTACCTGGCACGAACGGTCGATGGCTTCAACCCCGGAGCCGGTCGTGTTCGCATGGCGCTGGTGGCCGAAACGGCCGAGTGCCTGGAAGCGGCTGAGCGCATCGCGCGATTCTGCCGGTCTGCCTAGGGCCTGGCCCGATTCCGGCGCAGCTTCTGTTCTCCCTATTCAACGCAAGACTTTCACCATGACCCAACAATTGCAAACCTTGATTGACACCGCCTGGGACAACCGCGCCGAATTGTCCCCCGCTTCAGCGCCCAAAGAGGTGATGGACGCTGTGGAACACGTCATTGCCGAACTCGATGCAGGCAAGTTGCGCGTGGCTACCCGTGAAAGCGTGGGCCAGTGGACGGTTCACCAGTGGATCAAGAAGGCCGTGTTGCTGTCTTTCCGTCTGAAAGACAATGTGGTCATGAAGAGCGGCGACCTGGCCTTCTTCGACAAAGTGCCGACCAAGTTCGCCAACCTGTCTGAGGCCGAAATGAAAGCCACCGGTGTGCGCGTGGTCCCGCCTGCCGTGGCACGCCGGGGCAGCTTCATCGCCAAAGGA encodes:
- a CDS encoding MHYT domain-containing protein — protein: MNSAVISSFDTSMVLLSIAFSIVGSFVALTAAGRINQTDGSLNRGNIVSAGLALGGVGVWSMHFVGMQALTMDVGSSYSLVETVVSLVAAVVGASLAFAYAAKAPKQLSRIMLAGFLLGLGVVVMHYLGMYGLKINGYIQWDYVYVAASVAIAVVAATAALWLAFNSNSLAKRAGAAVVMGAAVCSMHYIGMAAADFICTTESRDAIPQGWGYISRFTLPSLVIVITLLMITMISLDQFYQYTATKFGARKRSSAL
- the dapC gene encoding succinyldiaminopimelate transaminase → MNPKLALLQPYPFERLRQLFAGVTPSPAYPPISLGIGEPKHPTPAFLKQALSAALDTGLAAYPATGGLPVLREACAGWMHRRYGVTLDAATQILPVNGSREALFSFAQTVIDPTLADAMVVCPNPFYQIYEGAALLGGAQPHYVASDPTRNFAPDWDSVPDAVWARTQLLFVCSPGNPTGAVMPLDEWRKLFELSDRHGFVIASDECYSEIYFRDEPPLSGLEAAWSLGRKDFKNLVAFTSLSKRSNVPGLRSGFVAGDAAWIKPFLLYRTYHGGAMSPAVQVASAAAWRDEDHVIENRRMYREKFAQVTPVLANVMDVALPDAAFYLWAGVPQGFAERGNSLSADEAFAQELLTQYNVTVLPGSYLARTVDGFNPGAGRVRMALVAETAECLEAAERIARFCRSA